The region GCAGCGCGACAGATGCCAAAGTGCCTGATTTTATCGAATTTATTGTAAAAGATATGCCGTACCATCAAACCCCTTTACGTGGTGGTTTGCGCTGGCTTGATCTGCAATGCCTGAATCGTTTTGGTAAAACATTTACCGATAGCAGCCATGCACAACAAATAGAGGTAATTGATGATATAGCCTACCCCGCTAAAGCAAAGCCAGAAATGGCTCAGGGGGTAGCTTTCTTTAACCGCATGCGCGATTTAACCGCATCTGGCTTTTTTACCAGTGAAATGGGTGTTAAAGATATTGGCTATGCCGGTAATGCTCCCGGAAAATGGACGGGTGTACCAACAGACATACTGAAACATTACGGTATGGAGAATGTATAAAAAAACATCAGCCGATAAATAGTATCAAATGCCGGGTTATAAAACAGCCCGGCATTTTTTGTAATAAGTTTAATTAAGGTAATTTTTTTCACCTTTAAGCAAATTTTCAAATAGTTGATAGCTAGGGTATTAATGGAAATTGCCTGCTTGAATTATCATTATTTTGTCAATTAGTGGCGGGTGAATATACCATTTCGGCAATTTGATACGTTTATCTACTTTGTAGGTTCACACCTGCAAATAGTGATAAGGTTTAGGTTTAAAGCCCCCAAGCAGCGAGTGCAAGGGGGCTTTTATTTTGCCCTGAATTTTATCATCTCATACCTGATAATAAATTGCTTTATTTGTTTCCTGAAAAATAGAAGAAATAGCACGCGGACTGCTTTTGACTATTTTTTAGCGTTGAATTTAATCAGATAAATGAGCGACCTGAAGAAGAAATTGCACGAGCTATGTGTAAATTATGTGCGTAAAAGCATGGATGCGGCTGAACTGGGCATTAAAGAAGCACAAAAAGCATCAAACGAAGATACCAAAAGCAGTGCCGGAGATAAATATGAAACAGGTAGAGCGATGATGCAGCAGGAAACCGACCGTAATTTGACTCAACTGAATGAGGCCAATAAGTTAATGGTTGCCCTTAATCGTAT is a window of Mucilaginibacter inviolabilis DNA encoding:
- a CDS encoding gluconate 2-dehydrogenase subunit 3 family protein, which translates into the protein MNRRDSLKAIGFGTLSAGLLLEACKTDNKKTGEEAASTPAAPEAGRQPFEVERDKKLNADKFFTPAEMATITVLVDIIIPKDEKSGSATDAKVPDFIEFIVKDMPYHQTPLRGGLRWLDLQCLNRFGKTFTDSSHAQQIEVIDDIAYPAKAKPEMAQGVAFFNRMRDLTASGFFTSEMGVKDIGYAGNAPGKWTGVPTDILKHYGMENV
- a CDS encoding 3-oxoacyl-ACP synthase, with protein sequence MSDLKKKLHELCVNYVRKSMDAAELGIKEAQKASNEDTKSSAGDKYETGRAMMQQETDRNLTQLNEANKLMVALNRIGTDGTSIKIETGSVITTNNGNFYLAISAGSLLVDGKTYFAVSPVSPIGSLLMGKAAGDGFDLNGKPYVIQSVN